In Burkholderia sp. NRF60-BP8, a single window of DNA contains:
- a CDS encoding beta strand repeat-containing protein has translation MGQNFKLTGVALSVATVFGVLASGSAMAGALDALPIPQVIVNPPTNSVSVGLVATGTSPLGSVTVTAGGSGAIQTSLGEPGQVLSGAVGAVTGALGGGGGTVQPLAPVQGVVNQVTGALGGGNPAGALTGALGTVTGALGGIGGGTNPLAPVQGVVNQVTGALGGGNPAGALTGAIGTVTGALGGIGGGANPLAPVQGVVNQVTGALSGGNPAGALTGALNTATGTLSNALGTATGALGGIGGGSNPLAPVQGVVNQVTGALGGGNPAGALTGALGTVTGALGGIGGGANPLAPVQGVVNQVTGALSGGNPAGALTGALNTATGTLSNALGTATGALGGGNPAGALTGALGTVTGALGGIGGGANPLAPVQGVVNQVTGALSGGNPAGALTGALNTATGTLSNALGTATGALGGIGGGTNPLAPVQGVVNQVTGVLSGGNPAGALTGALNTATGTLSSALGTATGALGGIGGGANPLAPVQGVVNQVTGALGGGNPASALTGAVGTVTGALGNLGGGSNPLAPVQGVVNGLTSTIGGGDPAGALAGVVGTVTGALGNLGSGSNPLAPVQGVVNGVTGALGGGNPAGALTGALGTVTGALGGVGGGNPAGALTGALGTVTGALGNLGGGANPITPIQNIVNQVTGTLGSGNPAGALSNAVNTITGTLGNVGGAGGPLAPVQGAVTQLAGTLGNGDPAGALTNALNSVTGALGGANPLAPVQGVVNQVVGTLSGAGGGSPITPITNLVNGLQNALPGGNPAGALTGALGSVTGALGNLGGTNPLAPVQGVVNQVVGTLGGSNAAGTLSNAVGTATGAIGNAVGSVAGALGALGGTSPLAPVQGVVNQVVGTLGSGNPAGALTGALNSVTGALGNLGGSNPLAPVQGVVNQVVGTLSGAAGNSPIAPITNLVSGLTGGANPAGALTGALGSVTGALASGPAALGQVAGALSGAAGSTAAAGGSLLGSGANAAGGTAGAVGSLLTTGANSTATVVNAVGTSAGTVLGSAPSLSVTPHSGNSSPNNPLAPVTTLLQSLTGALPR, from the coding sequence ATGGGACAGAACTTCAAATTGACGGGTGTGGCGCTGTCGGTCGCGACGGTGTTCGGGGTGCTGGCTTCGGGTTCCGCGATGGCGGGCGCCCTCGATGCGCTGCCGATCCCGCAGGTGATCGTCAATCCACCGACGAACAGCGTGTCGGTCGGGCTGGTCGCGACGGGCACGTCGCCGCTGGGCTCGGTGACCGTGACGGCGGGCGGGTCGGGCGCGATCCAGACGTCGCTCGGGGAGCCGGGGCAAGTGCTGTCGGGCGCCGTGGGGGCGGTGACGGGCGCACTCGGCGGTGGCGGCGGCACGGTGCAGCCGCTCGCGCCGGTGCAGGGCGTGGTGAATCAGGTGACGGGGGCGCTCGGTGGCGGTAACCCGGCGGGCGCGTTGACCGGCGCACTCGGCACGGTGACGGGTGCATTGGGCGGGATCGGTGGCGGCACGAACCCGCTGGCGCCGGTACAGGGCGTGGTGAATCAAGTGACGGGGGCGCTCGGTGGCGGCAATCCGGCGGGTGCGTTGACGGGGGCAATCGGCACGGTGACGGGCGCACTGGGTGGGATCGGCGGTGGCGCGAACCCGCTGGCGCCGGTACAGGGCGTGGTGAATCAAGTGACCGGCGCGTTGAGCGGCGGCAACCCGGCCGGTGCATTGACCGGTGCATTGAACACGGCAACAGGCACGCTGAGCAATGCACTCGGCACGGCAACGGGTGCACTGGGCGGGATCGGAGGCGGTTCGAACCCGCTGGCGCCGGTGCAAGGTGTGGTGAATCAGGTAACGGGTGCGCTCGGTGGCGGCAACCCGGCGGGAGCGTTGACCGGCGCACTTGGCACGGTGACGGGCGCACTGGGCGGAATCGGAGGCGGCGCGAACCCGCTGGCGCCGGTACAGGGCGTGGTGAATCAAGTGACCGGTGCATTGAGTGGCGGCAACCCGGCCGGTGCATTGACCGGTGCATTGAACACGGCAACCGGCACGCTGAGCAATGCGCTCGGCACGGCAACGGGCGCGCTCGGTGGCGGCAACCCGGCGGGAGCGTTGACCGGCGCACTTGGCACGGTGACGGGCGCACTGGGCGGAATCGGAGGCGGCGCGAACCCGCTGGCGCCGGTACAGGGCGTGGTGAATCAAGTGACCGGTGCATTGAGTGGCGGCAACCCGGCCGGTGCATTGACCGGTGCATTGAACACGGCAACCGGCACGCTGAGCAATGCGCTCGGCACGGCAACGGGCGCGCTGGGCGGTATCGGAGGTGGCACGAACCCGCTGGCGCCGGTACAGGGTGTGGTGAATCAAGTGACGGGCGTGTTGAGCGGCGGTAACCCGGCCGGTGCACTGACGGGCGCGCTGAACACGGCAACCGGCACGCTGAGCAGCGCGCTCGGCACGGCAACGGGCGCACTGGGCGGAATCGGTGGCGGCGCGAACCCGCTGGCGCCGGTGCAAGGTGTGGTGAATCAGGTAACGGGCGCGCTCGGTGGCGGTAACCCGGCGAGTGCGCTGACTGGCGCAGTGGGCACGGTGACCGGCGCACTGGGCAATCTCGGCGGTGGTTCGAATCCGCTGGCACCCGTTCAGGGTGTCGTGAACGGCCTCACGAGCACGATCGGCGGCGGCGATCCGGCCGGTGCACTGGCCGGTGTCGTTGGCACGGTCACGGGGGCACTGGGCAACCTTGGCAGCGGCTCGAATCCGCTCGCGCCGGTGCAGGGCGTGGTGAACGGCGTTACGGGTGCGCTTGGCGGCGGCAATCCGGCAGGCGCGCTGACCGGCGCACTCGGCACGGTAACGGGCGCACTGGGCGGCGTCGGCGGTGGCAACCCGGCAGGCGCGCTGACCGGCGCACTCGGCACGGTAACCGGCGCCCTGGGCAACCTCGGCGGTGGCGCGAACCCGATCACCCCGATCCAGAACATCGTGAACCAGGTCACGGGCACGCTCGGCAGCGGCAACCCGGCCGGCGCACTGAGCAACGCGGTCAACACGATCACGGGCACGCTCGGCAACGTCGGTGGCGCAGGCGGCCCGCTCGCGCCGGTGCAAGGCGCCGTCACGCAACTCGCCGGCACGCTCGGCAACGGCGATCCCGCCGGTGCGCTGACGAACGCGCTGAACTCGGTGACGGGCGCGCTCGGCGGCGCGAACCCGCTGGCGCCGGTGCAGGGTGTCGTGAACCAGGTCGTCGGCACGCTGTCGGGTGCGGGCGGCGGCAGCCCGATCACGCCGATCACGAACCTCGTCAACGGTCTGCAGAACGCCCTGCCGGGCGGCAATCCGGCCGGCGCGCTGACCGGCGCACTCGGTTCGGTGACGGGCGCGCTCGGCAATCTCGGCGGGACCAACCCGCTGGCGCCGGTGCAAGGCGTCGTGAACCAGGTGGTCGGTACGCTCGGCGGCAGCAACGCGGCCGGCACGCTGAGCAACGCGGTGGGGACGGCCACGGGCGCGATCGGCAATGCGGTCGGCTCGGTGGCGGGCGCGCTCGGCGCCCTCGGCGGCACGAGCCCGCTGGCGCCGGTGCAGGGTGTCGTGAACCAGGTCGTCGGTACGCTCGGCAGCGGCAATCCGGCCGGCGCCCTGACGGGCGCGCTGAACTCGGTGACGGGCGCTCTCGGCAACCTCGGCGGTTCCAACCCGCTGGCGCCGGTGCAAGGCGTCGTGAACCAGGTGGTCGGCACGCTGTCCGGCGCGGCCGGCAACAGCCCGATCGCGCCGATCACGAACCTCGTGAGCGGCCTGACGGGCGGCGCCAACCCGGCCGGCGCACTGACCGGCGCGCTCGGTTCGGTGACGGGCGCGCTCGCGTCCGGTCCGGCGGCGCTCGGCCAGGTGGCCGGCGCGCTGTCGGGTGCGGCCGGTTCGACGGCAGCGGCAGGCGGCAGTCTGCTCGGCTCGGGCGCGAATGCGGCCGGCGGCACGGCGGGCGCGGTGGGGTCGCTGCTGACGACGGGTGCCAACTCGACCGCGACGGTCGTCAATGCGGTCGGCACGTCGGCGGGCACGGTGCTCGGCTCCGCACCGAGCCTGTCGGTGACGCCGCATTCCGGCAACAGTTCGCCGAACAACCCGCTCGCACCGGTGACGACGCTGCTCCAGTCGCTGACCGGCGCACTGCCGAGGTAA
- a CDS encoding ornithine cyclodeaminase family protein, which translates to MTQTVPTPPLIVDEAAVRAALPSLDVLGTLRRMFASLAAARAVQPPQTLTLFPDRAGDFITYLGALADAQVFGAKLSPYIVAGGQPDGRPIVTAWTALMSMQTGQPLMWCDAGLLTVERTAGTTALAVDCLAPRDARRLAIVGTGAVGIAHLRHTAALRDWDTIRVYSPALAGDAAQQAALAALDPRARAAASIEACVRDADVVMLCTSSGTPVLGDGMLTRPALVTSISTNVARAHEIPPAWLPDMDVYCDYRHTTPASAGEMQIAAAEHGWDAGRIVGDLPALVAGTCAAPSRTRHALFRSIGLGLEDIAIAHALYTHLTHA; encoded by the coding sequence ATGACGCAAACCGTCCCCACCCCGCCGCTGATCGTCGACGAAGCCGCAGTGCGCGCGGCGCTGCCGTCGCTCGACGTGCTCGGCACGCTGCGCCGCATGTTCGCTTCGCTCGCCGCGGCGCGCGCGGTGCAGCCGCCGCAGACGCTCACGCTGTTTCCCGACCGGGCCGGCGACTTCATCACGTATCTCGGCGCGCTCGCCGATGCGCAGGTGTTCGGCGCGAAGCTGTCGCCGTACATCGTGGCGGGCGGCCAACCCGACGGGAGACCGATCGTCACCGCATGGACCGCGCTGATGTCGATGCAAACCGGCCAGCCGCTGATGTGGTGCGACGCGGGGCTCTTGACCGTCGAACGCACGGCCGGCACGACGGCGCTCGCGGTCGACTGCCTCGCGCCGCGCGACGCCCGTCGTCTCGCGATCGTCGGCACGGGGGCGGTCGGCATCGCGCACCTCAGGCACACGGCGGCGCTGCGCGACTGGGACACGATCCGCGTGTACTCGCCCGCGCTCGCCGGCGACGCCGCACAGCAAGCGGCCCTCGCCGCGCTCGACCCGCGCGCCCGCGCGGCGGCGAGCATCGAGGCCTGCGTGCGCGATGCGGACGTGGTGATGCTGTGCACGTCGTCGGGCACGCCCGTACTCGGCGACGGGATGCTCACGCGCCCCGCGCTCGTCACGTCGATCAGCACGAACGTCGCGCGCGCGCACGAAATCCCGCCCGCGTGGCTGCCGGACATGGACGTCTACTGCGACTACCGGCACACGACACCCGCGAGCGCCGGCGAGATGCAGATCGCGGCGGCCGAGCACGGCTGGGATGCCGGCCGGATCGTCGGCGACCTGCCCGCGCTCGTCGCCGGCACCTGCGCGGCGCCGTCGCGCACGCGTCACGCGTTGTTCCGCTCGATCGGCCTCGGGCTCGAAGACATCGCGATCGCGCATGCGCTGTACACGCATCTGACGCACGCATGA
- a CDS encoding helix-turn-helix transcriptional regulator, with translation MNGTRTRGRYNGATAAAAARGRTGMPADGAPARRPDTLPGFRPPEIATPMRKKKSPVKDLLLTRYAPIADGIAALFFPYAEVVIHDLHDQTVLYLANNLSKREVGDDSALEEIDHSARERVIGPYEKLNWDGRRMRCVSNVLFDDDSRPAGMMCINFNIAVFDEVRATLDLFIKGAGVVAQPDELFRDDWQERINTFLHGWLRERQVGLNGLTREHRRELVEALYAEGAFRGKSAANYVANVLGMGRATVYKHLKHLKETQGDA, from the coding sequence ATGAACGGCACGCGCACGCGGGGCCGATACAATGGCGCAACCGCCGCGGCGGCCGCGCGCGGGCGCACGGGCATGCCGGCCGACGGTGCGCCGGCTCGCCGCCCCGACACGCTGCCCGGCTTCCGCCCACCCGAGATCGCGACACCGATGCGCAAGAAGAAATCTCCCGTCAAAGACCTGCTGCTCACCCGCTATGCGCCGATCGCCGACGGTATCGCCGCACTGTTCTTCCCGTACGCGGAAGTCGTGATCCACGACCTGCACGACCAGACCGTGCTGTATCTCGCGAACAACCTGTCCAAGCGCGAGGTCGGCGACGATTCCGCGCTCGAGGAAATCGATCATTCGGCGCGCGAGCGCGTGATCGGCCCGTACGAGAAGCTGAACTGGGACGGCCGGCGGATGCGCTGCGTCAGCAACGTGCTGTTCGACGACGACAGCCGGCCGGCCGGGATGATGTGCATCAACTTCAACATCGCGGTGTTCGACGAAGTGCGCGCGACACTCGACCTGTTCATCAAGGGCGCGGGCGTCGTCGCGCAGCCCGACGAGCTGTTCCGCGACGACTGGCAGGAGCGCATCAACACGTTCCTGCACGGCTGGCTGCGCGAGCGGCAGGTCGGGCTGAACGGGCTCACGCGCGAGCACCGGCGCGAGCTCGTCGAGGCGCTGTACGCGGAAGGCGCGTTCCGCGGCAAGAGCGCGGCGAACTACGTCGCGAACGTGCTCGGGATGGGGCGCGCGACGGTCTACAAGCATCTCAAGCACCTGAAGGAAACGCAGGGCGACGCGTGA
- a CDS encoding NAD(P)/FAD-dependent oxidoreductase produces MDFDVIVLGAGIVGVSSALHLQDRGLRVALVDRRAPGEETSHGNAGLIERSSVVPYAFPRRLGTLLRYARNRSVDLYWDYKALPEYAGWLARFWRESSPQRLAAAARDLLPLVAASVVEHDALLARTDAQPLVHDGGWIEAFRSPALFDAEARAQQRVADAHGLRMTVLDAPALRAREPGIGGAFCGAFHWQDPKTVSSPGGLTKAYARLFERDGGTFVRGDATTLAQVDDGWQVGSEHGPISARSAVVALGPWSDRVFAPLGYRIPLRAKRGYHMHYLPTRTLLNVPVCDTEEGFVVAPMEGGRLRLTTGVEIAPRDAPPTGVQLARAEPLARDAFGIGERLDPEPWLGMRPCTPDMRPVIGPAPRHRHLWFAFGHCHHGLTLGPATGRLLAEMMTGAPTYIDPHPYRPARFG; encoded by the coding sequence ATGGATTTCGACGTCATCGTTCTGGGGGCCGGCATCGTCGGCGTGTCGTCGGCGTTGCATCTGCAGGATCGCGGGCTGCGCGTCGCGCTCGTCGACCGGCGCGCGCCCGGCGAGGAAACCAGCCACGGCAATGCGGGGCTGATCGAGCGCTCGTCGGTCGTGCCGTATGCGTTTCCGCGCCGGCTCGGCACGCTGCTGCGCTACGCGCGCAACCGTTCGGTCGATCTCTATTGGGACTACAAGGCGCTGCCCGAGTACGCCGGCTGGCTCGCGCGCTTCTGGCGCGAATCGTCGCCGCAGCGGCTCGCGGCCGCCGCGCGCGACCTGCTGCCGCTCGTCGCGGCGAGCGTCGTCGAGCACGATGCGCTGCTCGCGCGCACCGACGCACAGCCGCTCGTGCACGACGGCGGATGGATCGAGGCGTTTCGTTCGCCCGCGCTGTTCGATGCGGAAGCGCGCGCCCAGCAGCGCGTGGCCGACGCGCACGGGCTGCGGATGACCGTGCTCGACGCGCCTGCGCTGCGTGCGCGCGAGCCCGGTATCGGCGGCGCCTTCTGCGGCGCCTTCCACTGGCAGGACCCGAAGACGGTGTCGAGCCCGGGCGGGCTGACCAAGGCCTATGCGCGGTTGTTCGAGCGCGACGGCGGCACGTTCGTGCGCGGCGACGCGACGACGCTCGCGCAGGTGGATGACGGCTGGCAGGTCGGGTCCGAGCACGGGCCGATATCGGCGCGCTCGGCCGTGGTCGCGCTCGGGCCGTGGTCCGATCGGGTGTTCGCGCCGCTCGGCTACCGGATTCCGCTGCGCGCGAAGCGCGGCTATCACATGCATTACCTGCCGACCCGCACGCTGCTGAACGTGCCCGTGTGCGATACCGAGGAGGGCTTCGTCGTCGCGCCGATGGAGGGCGGCCGCCTGCGGCTCACGACCGGCGTCGAGATCGCGCCGCGCGACGCGCCGCCGACCGGCGTGCAACTCGCACGCGCCGAACCGCTGGCGCGCGACGCGTTCGGCATCGGCGAGCGGCTCGATCCGGAGCCGTGGCTCGGGATGCGGCCGTGCACGCCCGACATGCGTCCGGTGATCGGGCCCGCGCCGCGCCACCGCCATTTGTGGTTCGCGTTCGGCCACTGCCATCACGGGCTCACGCTTGGGCCCGCGACCGGCCGTCTGCTCGCCGAAATGATGACGGGTGCGCCGACCTATATCGATCCCCATCCGTACCGGCCCGCACGCTTCGGTTGA
- a CDS encoding ABC transporter substrate-binding protein: MNWKLSLCAAAALACAAVAAHAEQTTLRFGIEAAYPPFESKTPAGRLQGFDVDIGNAVCAKLNMKCVWVENAFDGLIPALQARKFDAINSAMNITAKRKQSIDFTPAIYVVPIVMVAKHGSPLKPDAASLRGKHVGVLQGSSQEDFLKAHWADAGVAVVSYADQDQIYADLVAGRLDAAVQEAQTAQDGFLDKPAGRDYQIVGEPLKDPATLGEGTGFGMRKNDKALQAKIVGALDALKQDGTLSALSRKYFKRDIIAK, encoded by the coding sequence ATGAACTGGAAACTTTCCCTTTGCGCCGCTGCGGCGCTCGCGTGCGCGGCCGTCGCGGCCCATGCGGAACAGACCACGCTGCGCTTCGGGATCGAAGCCGCCTATCCGCCGTTCGAGAGCAAGACGCCGGCCGGTCGGTTGCAGGGGTTCGACGTCGACATCGGCAACGCGGTGTGCGCGAAGCTGAACATGAAATGCGTGTGGGTCGAGAATGCGTTCGACGGGCTGATCCCGGCGCTGCAGGCGCGCAAGTTCGACGCGATCAACTCTGCGATGAACATCACCGCGAAGCGCAAGCAGAGCATCGACTTCACGCCGGCGATCTACGTGGTGCCGATCGTGATGGTGGCGAAGCACGGCTCGCCGCTGAAGCCCGACGCCGCGAGCCTGCGCGGCAAGCACGTCGGCGTGCTGCAAGGCTCGTCGCAGGAGGATTTCCTGAAGGCACACTGGGCCGACGCGGGCGTGGCCGTCGTGTCGTACGCGGATCAGGACCAGATCTACGCCGATCTCGTCGCGGGGCGCCTCGACGCGGCCGTGCAGGAAGCGCAGACCGCGCAGGACGGGTTCCTCGACAAGCCGGCCGGCCGCGACTACCAGATCGTCGGCGAGCCGCTGAAGGATCCGGCGACGCTCGGCGAAGGCACCGGCTTCGGGATGCGCAAGAACGACAAGGCGCTGCAGGCGAAGATCGTCGGCGCGCTCGACGCGCTGAAGCAGGACGGCACGCTGAGCGCGCTGTCGCGGAAGTACTTCAAGCGCGACATCATCGCGAAGTAA